In one window of Ficedula albicollis isolate OC2 chromosome 4 unlocalized genomic scaffold, FicAlb1.5 N00150, whole genome shotgun sequence DNA:
- the NPY2R gene encoding neuropeptide Y receptor type 2 — protein MGPLEAVGEENQTDEMKMELFTKLYLTRYTTPLNELALDPKPELKDSTTLVEVQIILIFAYCSIILLGVIGNSLVIHVIIKFKSMRTVTNFFIANLAVADLLVNTLCLPFTLVYTLLGEWKLGPVLCHLVPYAQALAVHVSTVTLTVIALDRHRCIVYHLESKISKRISFLIIGVAWAVSALLASPLAIFREYSLIEIIPDFKIVVCSEKWPGEGQLNYGTIYSISMLLIQYVLPLAVISYAYIRIWTKLKNHVSPGAGNDHYHHRRRKTTKMLVCVVVVFAVSWLPFHTFQLVSDIDSQVLDLKEYKLIYTVFHVIAMCSTFANPLLYGWMNNNYRTAFLTAFQCEQRLDSIHPEVSAAFKARKKLEAKRIQFPGDSFTQPTNV, from the coding sequence ATGGGGCCCCTGGAAGCAGTAGGTGAGGAAAACCAGacagatgaaatgaaaatggagCTGTTCACTAAGCTGTACTTGACAAGATACACCACACCACTCAACGAATTGGCTCTGGACCCTAAACCAGAACTGAAGGACAGCACAACACTTGTTGAAGTACAAATAATTCTCATCTTTGCTTACTGCTCCATCATCCTGCTGGGAGTGATCGGAAACTCCCTTGTGATCCATGTGATCATCAAATTCAAAAGCATGCGCACAGTGACTAACTTCTTCATTGCCAACCTGGCGGTGGCTGACCTGCTGGTGAACACGCTGTGCCTGCCCTTCACTTTGGTTTATACACTCCTGGGTGAATGGAAGCTGGGCCCAGTCTTGTGCCACCTGGTGCCTTATGCTCAGGCCCTTGCTGTCCATGTGTCTACTGTCACTTTGACTGTGATCGCTCTGGATCGTCACCGCTGCATCGTCTACCACCTGGAAAGCAAAATCTCTAAGCGGATCAGCTTCCTGATTATAGGAGTTGCCTGGGCAGTCAGTGCCCTGTTGGCAAGTCCTCTGGCCATCTTCCGTGAGTACTCGTTGATTGAGATAATTCCTGACTTCAAGATTGTGGTCTGCTCTGAGAAGTGGCCAGGGGAGGGGCAGCTCAACTATGGCACCATCTACAGCATCTCCATGCTCCTGATCCAGTATGTGCTGCCTCTGGCAGTCATCTCCTATGCCTACATCCGTATTTGGACCAAGCTCAAGAACCATGTtagccctggggcagggaatgaCCACTATCACCACCGGCGCCGGAAAACCACCAAGATGCTAGTGTGCGTGGTTGTGGTGTTTGCTGTCAGCTGGTTGCCCTTTCACACCTTCCAGCTGGTCAGTGACATTGACAGTCAGGTGTTAGACCTGAAAGAGTACAAACTGATCTACACGGTATTCCATGTCATTGCCATGTGCTCAACATTTGCTAACCCCCTTCTCTATGGCTGGATGAATAACAACTACAGGACAGCCTTCCTCACAGCCTTCCAGTGTGAACAGCGGCTGGACTCCATCCACCCTGAAGTATCAGCAGCTTTCAAAGCCAGGAAGAAACTAGAAGCAAAGAGGATTCAATTCCCTGGGGACTCTTTCACACAACCTACCAATGTCTAA